In Silene latifolia isolate original U9 population chromosome X, ASM4854445v1, whole genome shotgun sequence, the following proteins share a genomic window:
- the LOC141618603 gene encoding putative mitochondrial protein AtMg00860 — protein sequence MAIFAYFLEKCIEVFMDDFSVHGDSFDRGLVNLSNVLRRCEEHNLVLNWKKCHFMVEEGVVLSHIVSKRGIEVDGAKVSVKENLSPPTNVKRVRSFLGHAGFYRRFIKDFSKIAKPLTSLLLTDVPFVFDDVFPESFDRLKLALTTTPIIWVPD from the coding sequence ATGGCTATCTTTGCATATTTTCTTGAAAAGTGCATAGAggtcttcatggatgactttagtgtccatggagactcATTTGATCGTGGATTGGTAAATCTTTCTAACGTCTTGAGACGATGTGAGGAGCACAACTTAGTCCTCAATTGgaaaaagtgccacttcatggtggaAGAAGGAGTTGTGCTTAGCCACATTGTCTCCAAGAGGGGGATTGAGGTTGATGGTGCTAAAGTTTCGGTCAAAGAAAACTTGTCACCTCCCACAAATGTGAAAAGGGTGAGGAGTTTTCTAGGACATGCCGGCTTTTATAGGCggttcataaaagatttttcaaagataGCAAAACCATTAACTTCACTCCTTCTCACAGATGTCCCTTTTGTATTTGATGATGTTTTCCCTGAATCTTTTGATAGGTTGAAGCTTGCTCTCACTACGACTCCAATTATTTGGGTTCCGGATTGA